One Gossypium raimondii isolate GPD5lz chromosome 3, ASM2569854v1, whole genome shotgun sequence genomic window carries:
- the LOC105795117 gene encoding guanosine nucleotide diphosphate dissociation inhibitor At5g09550 isoform X1, translating to MDEEYDVIVLGTGLKECILSGLLSVDGLKVLHMDRNDYYGGESTSLNLVQLWKHFRGDEKPPEKLGASREYNVDMMPKFMMANGSLVRILIHTDVTKYLNFKAVDGSYVYNKKKVHKVPATDVEALKSPLMGLFEKRRARKFFIYVQDYDDNDPKSHEGLDLNKVTARELISKYGLEDDTIDFIGHALALHSNDSYLDQPALGFIKRMKLYAESLARFQGGSPYIYPLYGLGELPQAFARLSAVYGGTYMLHKPECKVEFDADGKATGVTSEGETAKCKKVVCDPSYLPDKVKKVGKVARAICIMSHPIPDTNNSHSAQVILPQKQLGRKSDMYLFCCSYAHNVAPKGKYIAFVSAEAETDNPEVELKPGVDLLGPVEEILYDTYDRYVPTNDHAADSCFISASYDPTTHFETTVNDVIEMYTKITGKVLDLSVDLSAASAASEE from the exons ATGGATGAAGAGTACGATGTGATAGTCCTAGGGACCGGCCTTAAGGAATGCATTCTCAGTGGTCTTCTCTCCGTTGATGGACTCAAA GTATTGCACATGGATAGGAATGACTATTATGGTGGAGAATCGACTTCTCTTAATCTTGTGCAG CTTTGGAAACATTTCAGGGGAGATGAAAAGCCTCCAGAAAAGCTGGGGGCAAGCAGAGAATATAATGTTGATATGATGCCCAAG TTCATGATGGCCAATGGCAGTCTGGTTCGTATATTGATTCACACAGATGTTACCAAGTATCTTAATTTCAAGGCTGTGGATGGGAGTTATGTGTACAATAAGAAAAAA GTGCACAAAGTTCCAGCGACTGATGTTGAAGCATTGAAATCGCCATTGATGGGGTTGTTTGAGAAGCGCCGAGCCAGAAAGTTCTTCATTTATGTCCAAGACTATGATGACAATGATCCAAAATCTCATGAAGGACTCGACCTGAATAAAGTAACAGCGAGAGAACTTATCTC AAAGTATGGACTTGAAGATGATACAATTGACTTCATTGGTCATGCCTTGGCACTCCACAGTAACGATAGCTACTTGGATCAACCAGCTTTGGGTTTTATTAAGAGAATGAAG CTTTATGCAGAGTCTTTGGCACGGTTTCAAGGAGGTTCTCCTTATATCTATCCACTATATGGACTAGGAGAATTGCCTCAG GCATTTGCACGTTTAAGTGCAGTTTATGGTGGTACTTACATGCTCCACAAGCCAGAATGTAAG GTAGAATTTGATGCTGATGGGAAAGCTACCGGTGTGACTTCAGAAGGAGAAACTGCTAAGTGCAAGAAAGTTGTTTGTGATCCATCTTACTTGCCTGATAAG GTTAAGAAGGTTGGAAAAGTTGCCCGTGCTATATGCATAATGAGTCACCCTATTCCTGATACCAACAATTCTCACTCGGCTCAGGTTATTCTGCCTCAGAAGCAACTTGGCCGTAAATCAGACAT GTACCTCTTTTGTTGCTCCTATGCTCATAATGTAGCTCCCAAGGGAAAGTACATTGCTTTCGTTTCAGCAGAAGCAGAGACAGACAACCCTGAGGTAGAGCTGAAACCTGGTGTTGACCTTCTGGGACCTGTGGAAGAGATACTCTACGACACCTACGACAGATATGTTCCCACCAATGACCATGCAGCCGACAGCTGCTTCATATCTGCT AGTTATGATCCAACAACGCACTTTGAAACCACAGTGAATGATGTGATCGAGATGTACACTAAGATTACTGGAAAG GTTCTTGATTTATCAGTGGACCTGAGTGCTGCCAGTGCTGCATCTGAAGAATGA
- the LOC105795117 gene encoding guanosine nucleotide diphosphate dissociation inhibitor At5g09550 isoform X2, with amino-acid sequence MDEEYDVIVLGTGLKECILSGLLSVDGLKVLHMDRNDYYGGESTSLNLVQLWKHFRGDEKPPEKLGASREYNVDMMPKVHKVPATDVEALKSPLMGLFEKRRARKFFIYVQDYDDNDPKSHEGLDLNKVTARELISKYGLEDDTIDFIGHALALHSNDSYLDQPALGFIKRMKLYAESLARFQGGSPYIYPLYGLGELPQAFARLSAVYGGTYMLHKPECKVEFDADGKATGVTSEGETAKCKKVVCDPSYLPDKVKKVGKVARAICIMSHPIPDTNNSHSAQVILPQKQLGRKSDMYLFCCSYAHNVAPKGKYIAFVSAEAETDNPEVELKPGVDLLGPVEEILYDTYDRYVPTNDHAADSCFISASYDPTTHFETTVNDVIEMYTKITGKVLDLSVDLSAASAASEE; translated from the exons ATGGATGAAGAGTACGATGTGATAGTCCTAGGGACCGGCCTTAAGGAATGCATTCTCAGTGGTCTTCTCTCCGTTGATGGACTCAAA GTATTGCACATGGATAGGAATGACTATTATGGTGGAGAATCGACTTCTCTTAATCTTGTGCAG CTTTGGAAACATTTCAGGGGAGATGAAAAGCCTCCAGAAAAGCTGGGGGCAAGCAGAGAATATAATGTTGATATGATGCCCAAG GTGCACAAAGTTCCAGCGACTGATGTTGAAGCATTGAAATCGCCATTGATGGGGTTGTTTGAGAAGCGCCGAGCCAGAAAGTTCTTCATTTATGTCCAAGACTATGATGACAATGATCCAAAATCTCATGAAGGACTCGACCTGAATAAAGTAACAGCGAGAGAACTTATCTC AAAGTATGGACTTGAAGATGATACAATTGACTTCATTGGTCATGCCTTGGCACTCCACAGTAACGATAGCTACTTGGATCAACCAGCTTTGGGTTTTATTAAGAGAATGAAG CTTTATGCAGAGTCTTTGGCACGGTTTCAAGGAGGTTCTCCTTATATCTATCCACTATATGGACTAGGAGAATTGCCTCAG GCATTTGCACGTTTAAGTGCAGTTTATGGTGGTACTTACATGCTCCACAAGCCAGAATGTAAG GTAGAATTTGATGCTGATGGGAAAGCTACCGGTGTGACTTCAGAAGGAGAAACTGCTAAGTGCAAGAAAGTTGTTTGTGATCCATCTTACTTGCCTGATAAG GTTAAGAAGGTTGGAAAAGTTGCCCGTGCTATATGCATAATGAGTCACCCTATTCCTGATACCAACAATTCTCACTCGGCTCAGGTTATTCTGCCTCAGAAGCAACTTGGCCGTAAATCAGACAT GTACCTCTTTTGTTGCTCCTATGCTCATAATGTAGCTCCCAAGGGAAAGTACATTGCTTTCGTTTCAGCAGAAGCAGAGACAGACAACCCTGAGGTAGAGCTGAAACCTGGTGTTGACCTTCTGGGACCTGTGGAAGAGATACTCTACGACACCTACGACAGATATGTTCCCACCAATGACCATGCAGCCGACAGCTGCTTCATATCTGCT AGTTATGATCCAACAACGCACTTTGAAACCACAGTGAATGATGTGATCGAGATGTACACTAAGATTACTGGAAAG GTTCTTGATTTATCAGTGGACCTGAGTGCTGCCAGTGCTGCATCTGAAGAATGA